In Pungitius pungitius chromosome 2, fPunPun2.1, whole genome shotgun sequence, a single window of DNA contains:
- the LOC134107222 gene encoding cadherin-1-like, whose protein sequence is MGQFISELGLTAEPGANSLRLCVSGDDAAWFYLEGRTLRLNASDPRVLDREAQGPMLIAELTCYQDDVIRSKFRILVEILNENDNRPKFVKETIHGFTVSELTAVNSVLFTVKAVDADGDIISYIIDPSSVRSTLILSTLFLSP, encoded by the exons ATGGGTCAGTTCATCTCTGAGCTGGGTCTGACCGCAGAACCAGGAGCTAACAGCCTCCGCCTGTGTGTGAGCGGAGACGACGCCGCCTGGTTCTACTTAGAGGGCCGAACCCTGCGACTGAACGCCTCTGATCCCCGAGTGCTCGACAGAGAG GCCCAGGGGCCGATGCTCATAGCAGAGCTCACCTGTTACCAGGACGACGTCATCCGG AGTAAGTTCAGGATCCTGGTGGAGATACTGAATGAAAATGACAACAGACCAAAGTTTGTAAAGGAGACGATTCACGGGTTCACAGTCAGTGAG CTGACAGCGGTGAACTCTGTGCTTTTCACCGTGAAGGCCGTGGATGCAGACGGAGACATAATCAGTTACATCATTGATCCCTCTTCGGTAAGATCCACCTTGATTCTGTCCACGCTGTTTCTGTCTCCATGA
- the LOC119210070 gene encoding protocadherin Fat 1, with protein MVCQEDDRLKYSVVSVLIRVLSENTFPPVFNRTTFKGFIVQSLSPASIVTTYGNQVLQIQASDRDFSDGLNPNIHYSILPPSELYQVTNGGVLIARTDRLHAFDRRIIRVVARDEESGEEVSASVDIEVLQTGQSVPRAAVTEQQMFGNVDSRLAGGIIAMILLLFLSAVVFLMLRAVKGR; from the exons ATG GTGTGTCAGGAGGACGACCGGCTTAAGTACAGTGTAGTTTCGGTTCTGATCAGGGTTCTCAGCGAGAATACGTTCCCTCCGGTCTTTAACAGAACCACCTTTAAAGGATTCATAGTCCAGAGCCTGAGCCCAGCCTCCATCGTCACCACATATGGGAACCAGGTTTTACAGATCCAGGCATCAGACCGCGACTTCTCTGAC GGCCTGAATCCAAACATCCACTACTCCATCCTTCCCCCATCTGAACTATACCAAGTGACCAACGGGGGGGTTCTGATTGCCAGGACGGACCGTCTGCATGCCTTTGACAGACGCATAATACGG GTTGTAGCCAGAGATGAAGAGTCAGGGGAAGAAGTTTCAGCTTCAGTGGATATTGAAGTCCTGCAGACTGGACAATCAG TTCCTCGTGCTGCGGTCACTGAGCAGCAGATGTTTGGGAATGTGGACAGCAGACTTGCAGGAGGAATCATAGCGATgattcttcttttgtttctaTCAGCTGTCGTGTTTTTGATGCTTCGAGCTGTAAAGGGAAGATAA
- the irf5 gene encoding interferon regulatory factor 5, with protein MSVQPRRIRLKPWLLAQVNSGRYPGLQWLSSEHRLFQIPWKHATRHTAAPEEENTVFKAWALETGKYQEGVDEPEPAKWKANLRCALNKSREFQLKYDGTKETPVQPYKIYEVCEQSGNTDGVDDDDEEMPNLMDLTINPKTEDPPSFSTFPAQSEAFEYMIPVTSDLQAQGSFCQFASASLSNKLQELNPLPPPAASTAPGPALMEASNMGDVQNHQSSKYDLLSSVPLTDLDLRFQYRGRTAGSLTVSNPQGCRLYYGHLEPTPEQVDLFGPVTLQQVLFPGTSEVQNQKQKFYTEALLDVMDRGLILEIWEQDIYAVRLCQCKVFWSGPGTPEQGPPNPLEREKKIKVFSLNNFLQGLILFQRGETQNPPPFEIYFCFGEDWPDKKPKEKKLIVVQVVPVVARILTEMFSGELSWSIDSIRLQISNPDVKDQTVEQFKELQRLLQSQHIQGPWTPHVS; from the exons ATGAGCGTCCAGCCCCGGAGGATCCGTCTGAAGCCCTGGTTGCTGGCACAGGTGAACAGCGGCAGGTACCCCGGTCTGCAGTGGCTCAGCTCGGAGCATCGACTCTTCCAGATCCCCTGGAAACATGCCACGCGGCACACGGCGGCGCCAGAGGAGGAGAACACCGTATTTAAG GCGTGGGCTCTGGAGACCGGTAAATACCAGGAAGGCGTGGATGAACCTGAACCTGCCAAGTGGAAAGCAAACCTCCGCTGCGCTCTGAACAAAAGCCGAGAGTTTCAGCTAAAGTATGACGGCACTAAAGAAACTCCGGTTCAGCCGTACAAGATCTATGAGGTCTGTGAGCAGAGCGGGAACACAG ATGGGgtagatgatgatgacgaggag ATGCCAAATCTGATGGACCTCACAATCA ACCCCAAGACGGAAGACCCCCCGTCCTTCAGCACCTTCCCAGCGCAATCAGAGGCGTTCGAATACATGAtccctgtgacctctgacctccaggcTCAGGGAAGCTTTTGCCAGTTTGCTAGTGCGTCACTCTCCAACAAACTCCAGGAGCTGAAtcctctgcctcccccggcAGCGTCCACTGCCCCCGGGCCGGCACTGATGGAGGCCAGTAACATGGGGGACGTCCAAAACCACCAATCCAGCAAGTATGACCTGCTAAGCAGCGTCCCAC TAACAGACCTTGACCTGAGGTTCCAGTACCGAGGCCGGACAGCCGGTTCTCTGACCGTCAGCAACCCTCAGGGCTGCAGGCTTTACTACGGACACCTGGAGCCAACCCCAGAGCAGGTGGACCTGTTTGGACCAGTCACCCTGCAGCAGGTCCTGTTCCCTGGGACGTCTGAGGTTCAAAACCAGAAGCAGAAGTTCTATACCGAGGCTCTGCTGGACGTCATGGACCGTGGGCTGATCCTGGaaatctgggagcaggacatcTATGCTGTCCGCCTCTGTCAGTGCAAGGTCTTCTGGTCCGGACCCGGCACGCCAGAGCAGGGTCCACCAAACCCCCTGGAGCGTGAAAAGAAGATCAAGGTGTTCAGCCTCAACAACTTCCTGCAAG GGCTGATTCTGTTCCAGAGAGGAGAGACCCAGAACCCTCCCCCCTTTGAAATCTACTTCTGCTTCGGGGAGGACTGGCCCGACAAGAAACCAAAAGAGAAGAAGCTCATCGTTGTCCAG GTTGTTCCTGTCGTGGCTCGGATCCTGACAGAGATGTTCTCTGGCGAACTCAGCTGGTCCATCGACAGCATCCGGCTTCAAATCTCAAACCCTGACGTGAAGGACCAGACCGTAGAGCAGTTCAAGGAGCTGCAGCGGCTCCTGCAGAGCCAACACATCCAGGGGCCCTGGACCCCCCACGTCTCCTGA